In Streptomyces camelliae, the sequence CCGCACCGGCATCGAGATCGGCCGCGACCTCAAGGCGACCGACCTGAAGAAGCGGTACGACGCCGTGGTCCTGGCCGTCGGCGCGACGACCGCCCGCGACCTGCCGGTGCCGGGCCGCGAGCTCAAGGGCATCTACCAGGCGATGGAGTACCTGCCCCTGGCGAACAAGGTCCAGGAGGGCGACTACGTGGCGGCGCCCATCTCGGCCGAGGGCAAGCACGTCGTGGTCATCGGCGGCGGCGACACCGGTGCGGACTGCGTGGGCACCGCCCACCGCCAGGGCGCGGCCTCCGTCACCCAGCTGGAGATCATGCCCCGCCCGAACGACGAGCGGCACCCGACCAACCAGCCCTGGCCGACCTTCCCGATGCTCTACAAGGTCACCTCGGCCCACGAGGAGGGCGGCGAGCGGGTCTACTCCGTCTCCACCACCCACTTCGAGGGCGACGAGGACGGCAACGTGCAGTGGCTGCACCTGACCGAGGTGGAGTTCGTCGACGGCAAGCTGACCTCCAAGCCGGGCACCGAGCGCAAGATCCCGGCCCAGCTGGTCACCCTCGCCATGGGCTTCACCGGCACCGACCGGGAGAACGGCCTGGTGGAGCAGTTCGGCCTGGAGCTCGACGAACGCGGTAACATCGCCCGCGACGCCGACTTCCAGACCAACGTGCCGGGTGTGTTCGTCGCCGGTGACGCCGGCCGCGGGCAGTCCCTCATCGTGTGGGCGATCGCGGAAGGCCGCTCGGCGGCCCGCGGAGTCGACCGCCACCTCACCGGTGCCAGCGACCTGCCGGCCCCGATCCGCCCGACGGACCGCGCCCTGGCGGTCTGACGGCACCCCAGGGACCTTGAGGTCCCGCCACAGACGTCCCGTACAAAGGCGTACGGAACACTGAACGACGCCTGCCCTGTCCCCGACCGGACGCCTGGGCAGGCGTCGTCGCATGTCCGCGCGCAGTCCTTCCTCACGTAGGCTCGGCCACCGGCACGAGCACGAGGGGGGATCATGGCCGCGATCGGTCTGCGCACGGTGGAGGAGACCGCGCCCGCGCTGGTCAGCCTGTACAAGAGCGCCGGGGTGTCCCTGCGCAAGCACGGCCTGGACAGGCTGCGCGCCGCCGTCTATCTCGTGGTCGACCACTCCGGCTCCATGCGGCCGTACTACCAGGACGGCAGCGTGCAGACGCTCGCGGACCGGGTGCTGGGGCTGTCCGCGCACCTGGACGACGACGGGCGGGTGCCGGTGGTGTTCTTCTCCACGGACGTCGACGCGGTCACCGACATCGCCCTCGACCGGCACGAGGGCAGCGTCGAGCGGATCGTGGCCGGGCTCGGGCACATGGGCAGGACCAGCTATCACCTGGCGATGGACGCCGTCATCGACCACTACCTGGACAGCGGCGCCACCGCCCCCGCCCTGGTCGTCTTCCAGACCGACGGCGGCCCCCTCAGCAGGCCCGCCGCCGAGCGCTATCTGTGCAAGGCGGCGAAACTCCCGCTGTTCTGGCAGTTCGTCGGCTTCGGCGACCCGGACAGCCGGCAGTTCGACTTCCTGCGGAAGCTGGACGAGCTGCCCGTGCCCGGCGCACGGATCGTGGACAACGCCGGCTTCTTCCACGCCGGCCAGGACCCCCGGCGCATGTCCGACACCGAGCTGTACGACCGGCTCGTCGGCGAGTTCCCGCAGTGGCTCACCGCCGCACGCGCCGCCGGGATCGTACGGCCGCCCGCCTGAGTCACGCCCCGGCCTTGATGCGCTCACGCGCCTGCTCGTCCCGTGAGCGTGTCCTCCAGAAACAGCTCCCGGCACTCCTCGGGCGTGCCCCAGGCGGTGCGCAGGGCGCGGGCCTTGGTCAGCCACAGGGACAAGTCGTACTCCGCCGTGTAGCCGATCGCGCCGTGCAGCTGCAGCGCCGCGCGTGCCGTCGTGTACGCCGCCTCGCACGCCTTGAGTTTGGCGGCGGCCACGTCCGCCGGGCG encodes:
- a CDS encoding glutamate synthase subunit beta codes for the protein MADPKGFLNHGREVAETRPVGERVKDWNEVYVPGSLLPIISKQASRCMDCGIPFCHNGCPLGNLIPEWNDYAYREDWAAAQERLHATNNFPEFTGRLCPAPCESACVLGINQAPVTIKNVEVSIIDKAWETGDVAPQIPERLSGKTVAVIGSGPSGLAAAQQLTRAGHTVAVYERADRIGGLLRYGIPEFKMEKRHINRRIEQMRAEGTRFRTGIEIGRDLKATDLKKRYDAVVLAVGATTARDLPVPGRELKGIYQAMEYLPLANKVQEGDYVAAPISAEGKHVVVIGGGDTGADCVGTAHRQGAASVTQLEIMPRPNDERHPTNQPWPTFPMLYKVTSAHEEGGERVYSVSTTHFEGDEDGNVQWLHLTEVEFVDGKLTSKPGTERKIPAQLVTLAMGFTGTDRENGLVEQFGLELDERGNIARDADFQTNVPGVFVAGDAGRGQSLIVWAIAEGRSAARGVDRHLTGASDLPAPIRPTDRALAV
- a CDS encoding vWA domain-containing protein, which codes for MAAIGLRTVEETAPALVSLYKSAGVSLRKHGLDRLRAAVYLVVDHSGSMRPYYQDGSVQTLADRVLGLSAHLDDDGRVPVVFFSTDVDAVTDIALDRHEGSVERIVAGLGHMGRTSYHLAMDAVIDHYLDSGATAPALVVFQTDGGPLSRPAAERYLCKAAKLPLFWQFVGFGDPDSRQFDFLRKLDELPVPGARIVDNAGFFHAGQDPRRMSDTELYDRLVGEFPQWLTAARAAGIVRPPA